The Sporosarcina sp. Te-1 DNA window TCCAAACGATTAAAAGAAGAGTTGCCGGACATCGCCAACAAGTATTCGAAGGAGTCCCAGTCGCGGCCACTCAAAATCAAACGAACGGTTGGAGGTAACTGATATGGCAAACGTAAACACGCTGAAAGAGCAAATCAGCTCAAGGCTTTCCGAGCGAATATATCATTGATCGGGACAATGAGGGGCTAAAGTATGCGAAATCGAAACAGGTTGCCCGTTGTGGGAATTCAGTTCCTCCATCTTTTGCAGAGCACCTGGTTAGGGCGAACCTTCCCGAATTGTATTCGGAGGAATCGAAGTATCGGAGATTGGTTGCAATATGAGAGTTCGTCGAGTCTTCAATTGTCTTTTTGAAAATCAAGAAGCAGAGGACTTGGTCTACGCCCATTACGAGGACATGAACGGTTACATCGTGTATCAAGATTGCATGGATCCGTTGCAGACGAAACGTATGCTTACCAGGACGCAGATTTTTGAAAGGTATGTGCGGGTTTGGGAACAGTAGACAAATTAATGCGAAATGAGGAGGTCGAGCATTGAAATACTGTTTTACATGTTAAAAGAAGTGGTCGAATCGGTTTATAGCTTTAACAATACAGACAACATTGAAAAGGATGTTTTTATTGCTTCTGATCGCGAAGCTGCTATAAAGCATTTGAAGTCGTTATATCCTAATTTACCATTTCGTAAGCCAAAAAATGCGACTCCAGGCACTCGTTACCTTTACCTCACAGATAGCTCCAGACTTTGGTACGACTATCATCATGGCGCGGTAACTTTTGAATGTTCTTATTGTGTTATTGAATCGTCTGTGATTGGTGAGAAAAATATCATTAAAAATAGTGCTGGTACTTATTGTTCTGAAACCTGTAAAACGAATCACGAACAAATGATGTAGGATAACTCAGATTATATTCATGAGGACGATCATTTTTGGAATTGGTGTTCGTGAACGCAACCAAGTAATTGGTTACATCTACAAAATCACAAACAAGCATACGATGAGCTGCTATGTAGGACAAACAGTTAACCGCCGTTATTCATATGGTGGCAGCACTTAAAGGTCGATCGTAAATTTGAACAAAGATGTTACAGACCTAGTATTCGAAGTAGTCGAGATTGTAACGTTTGATACAAGAAATGACGGTGCTTATGAAAATGCAAAAGACAAATTGAACAAACGTGAAGCTTATTATATTCGATTATACGATTGTGTGGAAGAAGGTTATAACGCTGTGCAGCCAAAAGAATTAGAAACTCAATATATTTACAGTGAATGAAGCTGGAGCTTACTAAACTGAGGGAACCAAGGATGACGCCATGAACAAACCAATCCAAGAAATCGCAAAGATCGCTCACAAGCTGCCGACGGAGAAGATGTAATACATCGACCAACACATCATGGAGTTGAATTACATTACACTCATGTTTTTAAATTTTATGGCAACAATAATCTGAACTGTTGAAAGAGAAATGGAGTGGGGATATAGGTGGAATTTCTCTATGGCCAAGAAAATCTTACAAGTATTCAATGGATATTACGAGCAATTGTTTCATTTTCCGTTTTACTTTTGGCAACTAAATTAATGGGACGGCGCTCAATTGCTCAGCTAAGACTTCTTGACTTTACTATAGCTATGATACTTGGAAATATACTTGCACACCCCTTATCAGACGAACAATTAGGTTTAAAAGGTTCGATTATTACGACAGGGGTGCTAATTGCCCTTTATTTGCTAAGTGTCTTCATAAGCTTGAAATGGAGAGGGTTTGGAAAATGGTTAGAACCATCTCCATTTCCTTTAATAAAGGATGGAGAAATTCTTTATAAAGAATTGGGCAAAGCAAGAATCACAATTGATCATTTATTATCAGAAGCTAGAAAAGCAAAAATTACAGAAATTAATCAGGTTGCTCTTGCAATGTGGGAACCTGATGGGACCGTTTCATTTTTCTTATCACCACAACTCCAGGCATTAACTCCGGAAGATATTCACTTAATTAAAAAACCTTTTTCTATTCCTAGAACAATCATTAAGGAAGGGAAAATAGACTTTGTTGAATTGAGTCAGGCAGATAAAGACATGGCATGGTTGGATAACAAAATGACAATGTTGAATGTCGACACAAAGGACATTCTAGTAGCAACTTTGGATAATGAAGGCCAATTTAGAATTTATTTATACTGATGTAGAAATAATTTTTTGAAAATAAAAAGACAGGATCTCTCCTGCCGACACACATCATCATAACACATGAAGGGGTCCTGGTGAATAGAGACATTTCAATAAATCCTAATGCATTAATGCTAAATATTGGTATAATAGACTTACCAAAGAACTGTGTTGTGGTAATTTCGGAGGGGATAGCAAAGGTGAGAGAATTACCAGAGCACGGTGAGTATAAGGTTGTGACGCATCAGGGGAAGGTGAAACGGATGCGAAGGGAAGAGGGAGAAGAGTTTTGAGACAATTATTTTAATTTATTTTAGCTAATTATATTGAGTTTATTAATAATCAAAACGAAGAACAAAGTAATGCTGCTCAAGCTCTCGATGCAAAAATGAAATCGGTCATTTCAAAAGAACTACCTAGATTAATAATGGATAAATTAAACCTGGATGACTCCATTTATGGAGTAAAGGGCTCTTACGGAATGGGGAACTATACCGACACTCCTTGGATCTCAATTTATGATAAGAGTATCTCTGAAGGTGCCCAGAAGGGCTTTTATTCAGTATTTTTATTTAAGAAAGATATGTCTGGCTTTTATTTGTCAATTAATCAAGGGACAACTTATCTGAACGAAAAGTTTTAAGGGAACCATCCTATAACACAAATGAGAAAACTCACGATAAATATGCGAGAGGAATTAGATATAAATGACAGGGTGTTCGATAAATTGTAGATCCAGTTACTTTCAAAAAATAACGGGAAATTATATGAAGCAGCAAATATTTGCGCAGCTGAATACGAATCCAATAATTTTGCAACAAACGATCTAAAGAATGATATAAATAGATCGTTAGGAATATTGAACAAAATAGTATCTTTTATTGGAAATAGGTCACTCGATGATGTTATCGATGATTTACTATATAAGGAATTTATAGATGATATCAAATTTCAAGCGGATATCTCCGTAGCAAAGCCAAGAACAATTAGTAATGAACCACAAAAAAGAAAAGAGAAAGTAGAAAATGGATCAATTGAAAGTGTATGGCCAAGAGATCCGGGAGTTGCAAAGGAATCATTAGTGAGAGCAAATTTTTTATGTGAGATTAATAGTTCACATTCAACTTTTAAGTCGAATGTGACGAAAGAAAATTATGTTGAGGCTCATCATTTAATACCCATGCACAGTCAGGTGGATTTTATACATAGTCTTGATGTCCCGGGAAATATTGTTCCCTCTGTCCTAATTGTCATAGGGAGATTCATCACGCGGTTGATTCGAATAAAAAAGATTGTTGCAAAAATTATATAAACAAAAAAGTGAATTGCTTGCCGATTTTGGTATTAAATTAACTATTAAAGAGTTATTTTCTTATTATAATATAACAAAATAAAGTTTCGGAGTGGAGAGAGTTTTTGGTTGAAAGTTTCTCGTGTTATTTTTCTCGGATCTATTTTTGTTGCAGGTTTATTATTTTTATTTAAAGATCGGGCTTCTTCATTTCTCGGTGTACTGATAGGGATTTTATTAGCAATTATTTTTAGTCATTATTTTAATGATAAAATAACGTTTAGATTAAAACAATATTTATTAATATTCTTCATGATGCTCCTATCATTTGTTTCTATTCTTTTCACAGTTTTTATTGAATGGATTTTTCTAACAATATTTAAGTTAGAAAGCTTGATTATTTTATTAGAGAAATATTTTAGCCTTTTTTATTTTGATAAAAGTTATGTGGATGCTAACACTATATTTTTTATTATTATTTTCGTTTTTTATCCTGCTTATCAGATTTATAGGTTTTTATTTATAATTATTACATCTATTCTGGAGAGAAATTTTAAAGAAAATAGACTATATATATTTTTAGCGGAAGGTATTAATAAAGAATTACTGATTGTATATTTTACTGTTATTGTATTGTTTATGGGGTTTTTACCAAACCTGACTGAAAACCTTGTAGCTAGCGAAAAAATAGTTCAACACTTAAATAATTTGCCTTATTCCTTTCTTGTTATTAGTTTATTACCTACTGCCCACTTGCTTTTTGCTAAAGCTAAAAATAATTCTTAAAGCGAAATAAGGTAAAATAAATTGAAAAATATAACGGGTACTATGGGATATCTATTATCTTTTAGAGAAATACGAATTTAGGTTGTGACGCCTCAAGGGAAAATTAAGCGGATGCGGCGTGAGGAAGGGGGAAAATTTTAGTGGAAAACTTTGTTAATGAAATCTCTGTAAGTGATATTTCAACTTTAGTCGGAGCGTTTATCGGTACTCTAATAGCCGGAGCAATAACGCTGAGGGCCACAAACAAACAGATTAGTCATTTCAAAAAAAATCAATTGGAAACTGAAGATGCAAATAGGAGAAGAACTTTATTAGTTATCAAGAGCTTCTTAGATAGACCAATTAGGCTTGTGAAGGGCATTAAGGACAACGGTTTTATAATAGATCAATCCCTTGGGGAATGGTCTTATATAAAAATGATTGAACAAGATCTAAACAGCGCAAGAAATTTTATTACTACAAATGTATATTACATTGATCCGGATACATTAAATGAAATATATGAATTAATAAAAACAATCGACATTGCAACGGAGTATGCATTCCTATTTAATACTAGTACCTCCCCAAAAGATTTGGAAAAATTTTATAAAGAAAATAATATAAATCTAATAGATGATAAAATAATTAATCATATACTTAAATTGAATTTTTAAAGTTCTACCAGCAAACTGGAGGACAGCATTTGATTACAGTATTAGTCTGTGTCATTTGTTGTCTTTTTTGTATAAATAAACT harbors:
- a CDS encoding DUF421 domain-containing protein codes for the protein MEFLYGQENLTSIQWILRAIVSFSVLLLATKLMGRRSIAQLRLLDFTIAMILGNILAHPLSDEQLGLKGSIITTGVLIALYLLSVFISLKWRGFGKWLEPSPFPLIKDGEILYKELGKARITIDHLLSEARKAKITEINQVALAMWEPDGTVSFFLSPQLQALTPEDIHLIKKPFSIPRTIIKEGKIDFVELSQADKDMAWLDNKMTMLNVDTKDILVATLDNEGQFRIYLY
- a CDS encoding XtrA/YqaO family protein, producing the protein MNRDISINPNALMLNIGIIDLPKNCVVVISEGIAKVRELPEHGEYKVVTHQGKVKRMRREEGEEF
- a CDS encoding MrcB family domain-containing protein; protein product: MNNQNEEQSNAAQALDAKMKSVISKELPRLIMDKLNLDDSIYGVKGSYGMGNYTDTPWISIYDKSISEGAQKGFYSVFLFKKDMSGFYLSINQGTTYLNEKF